From a single Thalassophryne amazonica chromosome 7, fThaAma1.1, whole genome shotgun sequence genomic region:
- the si:dkey-238d18.4 gene encoding TBC1 domain family member 15, which translates to MTSGVRTRLAAINSPGLSSERLTLPGVMDAEGRVDESRLRTHIFKNGGLSPNERGLAWRFLFGMYPCSSTALERPLLQEQLAVRYHVMKRKWQQCLLSAVRIHLNGTDAELVAAVRYFDDRQAQTQQQDQDLGEEVRDRMTFLELQAQILFERFTFDLEELQEAIRIIDKDVPRTSRDLAYYLGEGSGNLLVLRDILITYAAFHPEVSYTQGMNDLCSRFLEVLDSEVDAFWSFTSYMNKFSKDFRADGLHRKIELEVALLKELDPQLCAHLMTDSLANFTFCHRWLLLGFQREFDHDDALRLFEILSCDHLELISQQVDRARYQERLSGKYSTEDKSDSELQGINTDFTFEFFICAAVLLENREALLQCQNDVQLIQFTSSLQGTLDLNSVLQKAEQLFYNYCKQCAWDYMKGFSAHKRKEVNFFYQLRSLFLLK; encoded by the exons ATGACGTCAGGTGTGCGCACGAGACTGGCTGCGATCAATTCTCCCGGTCTGTCCAGTGAACGTCTGACGTTACCCGGTGTGATGGACGCTGAGGGGAGAGTGGACGAGTCCAGACTGAGGACGCATATTTTCAAAAACG GTGGTCTGTCGCCCAACGAGCGAGGTCTCGCATGGCGTTTCCTGTTTGGGATGTACCCATGCAGCTCAACCGCTTTAGAGCGCCCCCTCCTGCAGGAGCAGTTGGCAGTGCGGTACCATGTCATGAAGAGAAAGTGGCAGCAGTGCCTTCTGTCGGCTGTTCGGATTCACCTCAACGGCACTGACG CTGAGTTGGTGGCAGCAGTCAGGTATTTTGACGACAGACAGGCACAGACCCAACAACAGGATCAGGACTTGGGTGAGGAGGTCAGAGACCGGATGACCTTCTTGGAGCTCCAGGCACAG ATTTTGTTTGAGCGGTTCACCTTTGACTTGGAGGAGCTGCAGGAAGCCATACGAATCATTGATAAGGACGTGCCGCGGACTAGCAGAGACCTGGCCTATTACCT AGGTGAAGGGTCGGGCAATCTGTTAGTACTGAGGGATATCCTTATCACTTATGCTGCTTTTCATCCAG AGGTCAGTTATACTCAGGGAATGAATGACCTGTGTAGTCGCTTTCTGGAGGTCCTTGACTCGGAGGTGGACGCCTTCTGGAGTTTTACTTCTTACATGAACAAATTCTCCAAGGACTTCAGGGCTGATGGCCTTCACAGAAAAATAG AGTTAGAAGTGGCCCTGCTGAAGGAATTGGACCCACAACTCTGTGCCCATTTGATGACAGACAGCTTGGCGAACTTCACCTTCTGTCACAG atggCTGCTGCTGGGTTTTCAGAGGGAGTTTGATCATGACGACGCGTTGCGATTGTTTGAAATCCTCAGCTGTGACCACCTGGAGCTCATTTCCCAGCAAGTAGACCGTGCCCGTTATCAGGAACGACTTTCTGGAAAATACAGCACAG AGGACAAATCAGATTCGGAGCTGCAGGGCATCAATACTGATTTCACCTTTGAGTTCTTCATCTGTGCAGCCGTCCTGTTAGAGAACCGAGAGGCTCTTCTGCAGTGCCAAAACGACGTGCAGCTCATACAGTTCACCAGCAG CCTTCAGGGAACACTGGATCTAAACAGTGTACTGCAAAAAGCAGAGCAACTTTTCTACAACTACTGCAAGCAGTGTGCTTGGGACTACATGAAGGGTTTTAGTGCACACAAGAGGAAAGAAGTCAACTTTTTTTATCAGCTCCggagtttatttttattaaagtaa